One Chryseobacterium sp. StRB126 genomic region harbors:
- a CDS encoding methylated-DNA--[protein]-cysteine S-methyltransferase, translating to MEIIHQKTIQTPLGEMIACATDQGICLLEFTDRKNIEKQLKVLAKQLKAEIVEKEHPHFQQLEQELKEYFEGNRSKFEVPLFTIGTEFQEKVWQLLREIPMGEIRTYKQQSEFLGNPKAIRAVGTANGINKIAILIPCHRVIGSNGELVGYAGGIWRKQKLLELEKAILF from the coding sequence ATGGAAATCATACACCAAAAAACAATACAGACTCCATTGGGAGAAATGATAGCCTGTGCAACAGACCAGGGAATTTGCCTGTTGGAATTTACAGACAGAAAGAATATTGAGAAGCAGCTCAAAGTTTTAGCAAAGCAACTGAAAGCTGAAATTGTAGAAAAGGAACACCCCCATTTTCAACAGCTGGAACAGGAGTTAAAAGAATATTTTGAGGGCAACAGATCTAAGTTTGAAGTTCCTTTATTTACCATAGGTACAGAATTTCAGGAAAAAGTATGGCAGTTGCTTCGTGAAATACCAATGGGAGAGATCAGAACCTACAAGCAGCAATCAGAATTTCTTGGGAATCCAAAGGCAATACGTGCTGTAGGAACAGCCAATGGAATCAATAAGATCGCTATTTTAATTCCATGTCATCGTGTTATTGGCTCCAATGGGGAATTGGTAGGTTATGCAGGTGGAATCTGGAGAAAACAAAAGCTCTTGGAGCTGGAAAAAGCCATTTTATTTTAA
- a CDS encoding TonB-dependent siderophore receptor, with amino-acid sequence MKKTIISASLLAVTMLRAQESDTLKVAEIQSVSLQGTHNYRTKKSESVARLPLENLENPTVYNLVPKEIISEMNAIDFNTAMASAPGVVVSNSVNDSGNDIFLRGFSSNASFRNGLIQNPRVQSEIANVERVEVIKGPSGTLFGGTLANYGGVVNIVTKKPQENFGGIINYTTGSWGMNRITADVNTPLNKEKTALARFNVAAYSQDSFQDAGYNKGVFFSGSILYKVNDKTTVTLDTEFHAPEKTLNAYVRQSEKLTYHSMKDLAAIHGRSFTSNDVGSKRTNFVTMAEVSHKFNDQWTSRTSYQRGEANEKESIFLVLNYMDDHRVSRSIRPFDNYKITTDNIQQNFMGDFKIGGLRNRLVVGLDYFQQTSKNQYPEFTVGKNKNSAFAPYPLNGVIGDNYGKEEGNDIIILDGTSGWTPISRDVVKKLPRTSTKYEISRYSTYSAYVSNVLNVTDNFLVMASLRMDHYKNQDITRNGVAGDTEYSQTQFSPKFGLVYEIKKDEISFFANYVNGFKNIAPGPNQDGVLTKWDPEQGNQFEAGFKLDLFGKKLLSTISYYNMRVKNRVIADPGGLGSRQDGNIKNQGFEMDLVINPAKGWNIVGGYGFNDNRYDDRSKDAGKRVAWAPKHVANLWTSYKIMDGTYEGLGFGAGFNFVDKTYINITNHFLAPAYTTVGATVFYDKKKYRIGVKMNNALNQTYWNFYGQPQKPREFLANFAFKF; translated from the coding sequence ATGAAAAAAACTATTATTTCTGCATCATTATTAGCAGTCACCATGTTAAGGGCACAGGAAAGTGATACCCTTAAAGTAGCTGAGATCCAGTCAGTATCCCTTCAGGGAACCCATAATTACAGAACCAAAAAATCAGAATCAGTAGCAAGGCTTCCGCTGGAAAACCTTGAAAATCCAACGGTTTACAATCTTGTTCCTAAAGAAATTATCAGTGAAATGAATGCTATAGATTTCAATACGGCAATGGCATCAGCGCCGGGAGTGGTAGTAAGCAATAGTGTTAATGACAGTGGCAATGATATTTTCCTGAGAGGGTTCAGTTCCAATGCCAGTTTCAGAAACGGATTGATTCAAAACCCAAGAGTACAGTCGGAAATTGCAAATGTTGAAAGAGTAGAAGTTATCAAAGGACCATCAGGAACATTATTCGGTGGAACCTTAGCAAATTATGGCGGGGTAGTGAATATTGTGACCAAAAAGCCACAGGAAAATTTCGGCGGAATCATCAACTATACTACCGGAAGTTGGGGAATGAACAGAATTACAGCCGATGTGAACACCCCTTTAAATAAAGAAAAAACAGCCTTGGCAAGATTCAATGTAGCAGCGTATTCTCAGGATTCTTTTCAGGATGCAGGATACAATAAAGGAGTATTTTTCTCCGGAAGTATTTTATATAAAGTAAACGATAAGACTACCGTAACCTTAGACACAGAATTCCATGCACCGGAAAAAACATTGAATGCATATGTAAGACAGTCTGAGAAATTGACTTACCATTCGATGAAAGATCTTGCTGCCATTCATGGCAGATCATTTACCAGTAATGATGTGGGATCGAAAAGAACCAATTTTGTGACGATGGCTGAAGTCTCCCATAAATTCAATGATCAATGGACTTCCAGAACATCATATCAAAGAGGAGAAGCCAACGAGAAAGAGTCCATCTTCTTGGTTTTAAACTATATGGATGACCATAGAGTGAGCAGAAGCATTCGTCCTTTTGACAATTATAAAATCACAACAGACAATATTCAACAGAACTTTATGGGTGACTTTAAAATTGGAGGTTTAAGAAACCGTCTGGTAGTAGGATTGGATTATTTCCAGCAAACCAGCAAAAACCAATATCCGGAATTTACAGTGGGTAAAAATAAAAACTCAGCCTTTGCTCCTTATCCTTTGAATGGAGTAATTGGAGATAACTATGGTAAAGAAGAGGGAAATGATATTATTATATTGGATGGTACTTCCGGTTGGACGCCTATTTCCCGTGATGTGGTGAAAAAACTACCAAGAACCTCAACAAAATATGAAATTTCCAGATACAGCACATATAGTGCTTATGTTTCTAACGTTCTGAATGTAACAGATAATTTTCTGGTAATGGCAAGTTTAAGAATGGATCATTATAAAAACCAAGATATTACCAGAAATGGAGTTGCCGGAGATACTGAATATAGTCAGACACAATTCTCTCCCAAATTTGGTTTGGTATATGAAATTAAGAAAGATGAAATTTCATTCTTTGCCAACTATGTAAACGGGTTTAAAAATATTGCTCCGGGACCTAATCAGGACGGTGTTCTTACTAAATGGGACCCGGAACAGGGAAACCAGTTTGAAGCTGGGTTTAAATTAGATCTGTTTGGTAAAAAATTATTATCAACGATTTCCTATTATAACATGAGAGTTAAGAATAGAGTCATTGCTGATCCGGGAGGACTTGGAAGCAGACAGGATGGTAATATTAAAAATCAGGGATTTGAAATGGACCTTGTCATTAACCCTGCGAAAGGTTGGAATATCGTGGGTGGATATGGGTTTAATGATAACCGCTATGATGACAGAAGTAAAGATGCCGGAAAAAGAGTAGCATGGGCCCCTAAACATGTTGCCAATTTATGGACAAGTTATAAGATTATGGATGGAACATATGAAGGTCTTGGTTTCGGAGCAGGATTCAACTTCGTAGATAAAACGTATATCAATATTACCAATCATTTCCTTGCACCAGCTTATACAACTGTAGGCGCTACCGTGTTCTACGACAAGAAAAAATACAGAATTGGTGTGAAAATGAATAATGCATTAAACCAAACCTATTGGAACTTCTATGGACAGCCACAAAAACCAAGAGAATTCCTGGCCAACTTCGCATTTAAATTCTAA
- a CDS encoding DinB family protein, with protein MKISTEALLDELKSRTGQHLQYAETLLLKPENELNFRITSDSWSTLECLEHLNRYGDFYIPEISRRISSSKTTPKSDFKPGILGNYFAKSMLPKEKLNKMKTLKIMNPIHSELNKEVVTEFIKQQQQLLDLLEKASHINLEKTKTAISISKLITLKLGDTLRFVIYHNARHMAQAERVLKNI; from the coding sequence ATGAAAATCTCAACCGAAGCATTATTAGACGAATTAAAAAGCAGAACAGGACAACATTTGCAATATGCTGAAACTCTTTTGCTGAAACCGGAAAATGAACTGAATTTCAGAATAACTTCTGATAGCTGGAGCACTTTGGAATGTCTGGAACATCTCAACCGTTACGGAGATTTTTATATCCCCGAAATCTCACGCAGAATTTCTTCTTCTAAAACAACCCCAAAATCTGATTTTAAGCCGGGAATTCTAGGGAATTATTTTGCTAAAAGTATGCTTCCCAAAGAAAAGCTGAACAAGATGAAGACCCTTAAAATCATGAATCCGATTCATAGCGAGTTGAATAAAGAGGTTGTGACTGAATTTATAAAACAGCAGCAGCAATTACTGGATCTATTGGAAAAGGCAAGCCATATTAATCTGGAGAAAACAAAAACAGCTATTAGTATCTCAAAATTAATAACTTTAAAACTGGGGGATACTTTAAGGTTTGTAATCTATCATAATGCAAGGCATATGGCTCAGGCAGAAAGAGTTTTAAAGAATATATAA
- a CDS encoding PepSY-associated TM helix domain-containing protein → MENKKTNPKKKQGKSLTKRITGWLHLWLGLVSGIIVLTITLSGTVFVFCDEIVDLCAGSAKYVQAPAHTKKMTPEELLVKFHEQVPDRKAFYFDTYREADRTFRVASATKPPKDKNAEKAEKPKGKGRGPRGVFAYHYLDPYTGKVMGSTKSYEFFYVVAHIHAQLLAGKFGKTVVGVASIIFFIQLIGGLILWWPKKWNKTTRTTAFKIKSGTKWRRKNYDFHNVFGFYSLLPAVFITITGLIMAYKVLTDLTQVTFGGVADAHKIAEKYDPVYNPDKKALPFTDFIDRSFKEIPQAQQVRMSVPRRDSATVYNVVAAQFIGLKSIIDGKSKEVNKYTGDEINYPKEVLMHEVIEHMNFDLHVGYWGGMFGKIFTFVIGIICTSLPVTGFLIWWGRRNKSGKKGKEIKNIHQHRKESHHEQLG, encoded by the coding sequence ATGGAAAATAAAAAAACTAACCCCAAGAAAAAACAGGGAAAATCCCTGACCAAAAGAATTACAGGATGGCTCCATCTCTGGCTCGGACTTGTTTCCGGGATTATTGTACTTACTATTACGCTTTCCGGAACGGTTTTCGTGTTTTGTGACGAGATTGTTGACCTTTGTGCCGGAAGTGCCAAATATGTTCAGGCTCCAGCCCATACAAAAAAAATGACTCCGGAAGAATTGCTGGTTAAATTTCATGAACAGGTTCCGGACAGAAAAGCGTTCTATTTTGATACTTACAGGGAAGCAGACAGAACTTTCCGTGTTGCTTCAGCCACCAAACCACCAAAAGATAAAAATGCTGAAAAAGCAGAAAAACCCAAAGGTAAGGGACGTGGCCCAAGAGGTGTTTTCGCCTACCATTATCTTGATCCTTACACCGGAAAAGTAATGGGATCTACAAAAAGCTATGAATTTTTCTATGTGGTAGCCCACATTCATGCTCAGTTATTGGCCGGAAAATTCGGAAAAACAGTGGTGGGAGTTGCTTCCATTATATTTTTCATTCAACTAATCGGTGGTTTAATTCTTTGGTGGCCAAAAAAATGGAATAAAACAACAAGAACCACAGCATTTAAAATCAAATCAGGAACAAAATGGCGTAGAAAAAATTACGATTTCCATAATGTTTTTGGTTTTTATTCACTGTTGCCAGCTGTATTTATTACCATTACAGGATTAATCATGGCTTATAAGGTTTTGACGGATCTTACTCAGGTGACTTTTGGAGGAGTTGCTGATGCCCATAAAATTGCTGAAAAGTATGATCCTGTGTATAATCCTGATAAAAAAGCACTCCCTTTTACAGATTTTATAGACCGTAGCTTTAAAGAGATTCCTCAGGCGCAGCAAGTCAGAATGAGTGTGCCGCGTAGAGATTCTGCAACAGTTTACAATGTGGTAGCCGCTCAATTTATAGGATTGAAAAGTATTATTGACGGAAAAAGTAAAGAAGTCAATAAGTATACCGGGGACGAAATTAATTATCCAAAAGAAGTTCTTATGCATGAAGTGATTGAGCACATGAACTTTGATCTTCATGTAGGATATTGGGGCGGAATGTTCGGGAAGATCTTCACATTCGTTATCGGAATTATCTGTACCAGTCTTCCGGTAACTGGATTTCTGATCTGGTGGGGAAGAAGGAACAAATCAGGTAAAAAAGGAAAAGAAATTAAAAATATTCATCAACATAGAAAAGAGTCACATCATGAACAATTGGGTTAA
- a CDS encoding alpha/beta hydrolase, translating to MNNWVKILFLSVFSFFTFGKAQEQLTIGEKQTLFSKVLNENREIWVHLPKTYNDTTINPAKYPVIYLLDGEINFEYYTGLTDFIARTPYADIPECIVVGIKNTERTRDLTPTKSQKKSPLNPAVTLFADSGGSENFVKFMQEELKPFISKNYRTQEYSVLVGHSFGGLFAINAFLTHPEYFNAYVANDPSLWWDNEVTLSRTQAYLEKNKKFPANKSLYVSQADNEEQQKNWNSDMTQAIEKFKGIIENNGTLNYKHSFFEGETHGTVSYPGNYEALKFIFKGFRTDIKQLAKNPDLLETEYKKLSEKMGSAFTPSESYLNVVLKFMKSNDFKESETYFINLKNKLYPKVK from the coding sequence ATGAACAATTGGGTTAAAATTTTATTTTTATCTGTATTTTCATTCTTCACATTTGGGAAAGCTCAGGAACAGCTTACAATAGGAGAAAAACAGACCTTATTTTCGAAGGTTTTAAATGAAAACAGAGAAATCTGGGTTCATCTGCCTAAAACGTATAATGATACAACCATCAATCCTGCAAAATATCCGGTTATCTATCTTTTAGATGGTGAAATTAATTTTGAATATTATACAGGACTTACGGATTTTATTGCAAGAACTCCGTATGCAGACATTCCGGAATGTATTGTGGTGGGGATTAAGAATACAGAACGTACAAGAGATCTTACCCCAACAAAATCTCAAAAGAAAAGTCCGCTAAATCCTGCCGTCACTCTTTTTGCAGACAGTGGTGGAAGTGAGAACTTTGTGAAATTCATGCAGGAAGAGCTAAAGCCATTTATTAGCAAAAACTATAGAACACAAGAATATTCCGTTTTAGTAGGGCATTCATTCGGAGGATTATTTGCCATCAATGCTTTTCTTACCCATCCTGAGTATTTCAATGCTTATGTGGCTAATGATCCAAGTTTATGGTGGGATAATGAAGTAACCCTTTCAAGAACACAAGCCTATTTGGAAAAGAATAAAAAATTTCCGGCCAACAAATCTTTATACGTTTCTCAGGCTGATAACGAAGAACAGCAGAAAAACTGGAATTCAGATATGACACAGGCTATTGAGAAATTTAAAGGAATTATAGAGAATAACGGAACTTTGAATTATAAACACAGTTTTTTTGAAGGCGAAACACATGGAACGGTTTCTTATCCCGGAAATTATGAAGCTTTAAAATTCATATTCAAAGGTTTCAGAACAGATATTAAGCAGCTTGCTAAAAATCCGGACTTACTAGAGACGGAATATAAAAAGTTATCAGAAAAGATGGGTTCAGCGTTTACCCCTTCAGAATCTTACCTGAATGTAGTTCTTAAATTCATGAAAAGTAATGACTTCAAAGAATCCGAAACTTATTTTATAAACCTGAAAAACAAACTTTATCCTAAGGTTAAATAA
- a CDS encoding polyketide cyclase has product MWKKSYSVLTKEVTREQIWKLTTEIDRWKDWDETVEYSTLLGEFKEGESFILKPKGGPKVKIKLIEIIPFQKFTDLTSFPLAKMYGEHIYEETENGLRITITMSVTGLLSRLWIKLVANDIVEHLPEDIANQIKNAKKL; this is encoded by the coding sequence ATGTGGAAAAAATCATATTCAGTACTTACAAAAGAAGTTACAAGAGAGCAAATCTGGAAATTGACAACAGAGATTGATCGTTGGAAAGATTGGGATGAAACGGTTGAGTATTCAACCCTTTTAGGAGAGTTTAAGGAAGGAGAATCTTTTATTCTGAAACCAAAAGGAGGTCCAAAAGTAAAAATCAAACTTATTGAAATAATTCCTTTTCAAAAATTTACTGATTTAACATCATTTCCTTTAGCCAAAATGTATGGAGAACACATCTATGAAGAAACTGAAAATGGACTAAGGATTACAATCACCATGAGTGTTACAGGCTTATTATCAAGACTTTGGATAAAACTGGTCGCAAATGACATTGTAGAACATCTTCCGGAAGATATTGCCAATCAAATTAAAAATGCAAAAAAATTATGA
- a CDS encoding MarR family winged helix-turn-helix transcriptional regulator, producing the protein MNKDNTFSVKKAEDSSGFLLWQVTNLWQREIKKALLPFDLTHSQFVILASTHWLSLQKTEVTQIILSHHTKIDPMTTSQVLRALQKKDFICRKEHMTDTRAKTIEITEAGKKTIKKAVIAVENFDREFFSKLETSQQEFNRNLQSLLKNQ; encoded by the coding sequence ATGAATAAGGATAATACGTTCAGCGTAAAGAAAGCTGAGGACAGTTCCGGTTTTTTACTGTGGCAGGTAACCAATCTTTGGCAGCGGGAAATTAAGAAAGCATTATTGCCGTTTGATCTCACTCATTCACAATTTGTTATATTAGCCAGCACTCATTGGCTGTCTCTTCAAAAAACTGAAGTTACTCAGATCATTCTTTCACATCATACCAAAATAGATCCAATGACCACTTCTCAGGTATTGAGAGCTTTACAAAAGAAGGATTTTATCTGCAGAAAAGAACATATGACGGACACAAGGGCTAAAACTATTGAAATAACCGAAGCCGGAAAGAAAACGATTAAAAAAGCAGTTATTGCTGTTGAAAATTTTGATCGCGAGTTCTTTTCGAAGCTTGAAACTTCACAACAGGAGTTCAACAGGAATTTGCAAAGCCTTTTAAAGAACCAATAA
- the carB gene encoding carbamoyl-phosphate synthase large subunit → MAKRTDIKTILVIGSGPIIIGQAAEFDYAGTQACLSLKEEGYKVILINSNPATIMTDVEIADKVYIEPISLQFVSHIIRKERPDALLPTLGGQTGLNMAVELEKSGILEECKVEVLGTKLSAINRAEDRDLFRELMRELNEPVPESDIVNTVEGALAFADEIGYPVIVRPAFTMGGTGGGIASTEVELKEIAELGLKHSPVTQCLIEKSIAGFKEIEYEVMRDANDNAIVVCNMENIDPVGVHTGDSIVVAPSQTLSDREYQLLRNASLKIIRALGIEGGCNVQLALDPHSFDYYIIEVNPRVSRSSALASKATGYPIAKIAAKIAVGLTLDEIMNPVTGKTYACFEPALDYVVTKFPRFPFDKFETADRRLSTQMKATGEVMAIGRNLEESLQKAIRSLETGIKHLGLKTKQAQALTAEEIERRIRVCDDERLFIIGDALRRGYDWEQIVEWSKIDKFFIWKLKKLVDFEKVIAENKFDKETLIEAKRLGFADINIAVLWDVKEREIFNFRKENGIMPVYKMVDTCAAEFESETPYFYGTYEEENESVVSDKEKIIVLGSGPIRIGQGVEFDYATVHSVWAIKEMGYEAIIINNNPETVSTDFSISDKLYFEPLTEEDVMNIIELEKPKGVVVQFGGQTAINLADKLASHGVQILGTSLEDLDRAENRDKFEKALQEMGIPQPKGRTSTSKEEAIKIANEIGYPVLVRPSYVLGGRAMEIVYAEAELAHYMENAVDASPEHPVLVDKYMVGKEIEVDAICDGETVVIPGIMEHIERAGVHSGDSIAVYPPQNISQSEIDTLVDYTQRLAKGLKVIGLMNIQYVLFEGNVYVIEVNPRSSRTVPFLSKITEVPMANLATKAILGQKLADLGYKNGLVPNKEGVFVKVPVFSFSKLTKVDISLGPEMKSTGEVMGKDTTLEKALYKGLVAAGRKVPMHGSILFTVADKHKQEAADLAARFHEVGFRIWATEGTAKFFEQKGIPCKIGYKIGEESVNLIDLIQKGKVQYVVNTTTKGKQAERDGFQIRRMSVENGVPCLTSMDTVEAILKVIESMSFKMETM, encoded by the coding sequence ATGGCAAAACGTACAGATATAAAAACAATTTTAGTAATCGGTTCAGGACCTATCATCATTGGGCAGGCAGCTGAATTTGATTACGCAGGAACGCAGGCTTGTCTGTCTTTGAAAGAAGAAGGCTACAAGGTAATTTTGATCAACTCAAACCCTGCAACAATCATGACAGATGTGGAAATCGCTGATAAAGTATATATCGAGCCGATTTCATTACAATTTGTAAGCCACATTATCAGAAAAGAGCGTCCGGATGCTTTACTACCAACACTTGGAGGTCAGACTGGTCTTAACATGGCGGTAGAGCTGGAAAAATCAGGTATTCTTGAAGAATGCAAAGTGGAAGTACTGGGAACTAAGCTTTCTGCGATCAACAGAGCAGAAGATAGAGATCTTTTCCGTGAATTGATGAGAGAATTGAATGAGCCGGTTCCGGAATCTGATATTGTAAACACAGTAGAAGGAGCATTAGCTTTTGCTGATGAGATTGGATATCCTGTAATTGTTCGTCCTGCCTTTACGATGGGAGGAACAGGTGGAGGTATCGCTTCCACTGAAGTAGAATTAAAAGAGATTGCTGAACTGGGACTAAAACACAGCCCGGTTACACAGTGTCTTATCGAGAAATCAATCGCAGGTTTCAAAGAAATTGAGTACGAAGTAATGCGTGATGCAAACGACAATGCCATTGTGGTTTGTAACATGGAAAATATTGACCCGGTAGGAGTTCATACAGGAGATTCTATCGTAGTAGCACCTTCTCAGACCCTTTCAGACAGAGAGTATCAGTTACTGAGAAATGCTTCTTTAAAAATCATCAGAGCATTAGGAATTGAAGGTGGATGTAACGTGCAGTTAGCTTTAGATCCGCATTCATTCGATTACTATATCATCGAAGTAAACCCTAGAGTATCCCGTTCATCAGCTTTAGCAAGTAAGGCAACAGGATATCCGATTGCAAAAATCGCTGCGAAAATTGCAGTAGGATTAACGCTGGATGAAATCATGAACCCGGTAACAGGAAAAACATACGCATGTTTCGAACCTGCTCTGGATTATGTGGTTACTAAATTCCCAAGATTCCCATTCGATAAATTCGAAACAGCAGACAGAAGACTTTCTACTCAGATGAAAGCAACTGGAGAAGTAATGGCGATCGGAAGAAATCTTGAAGAGTCCTTACAGAAAGCGATCCGTTCATTAGAAACAGGAATCAAGCATTTAGGATTAAAAACTAAGCAGGCTCAGGCACTTACCGCTGAAGAAATCGAAAGAAGAATCAGAGTATGTGATGATGAGAGATTATTCATCATCGGAGATGCTTTAAGAAGAGGATACGACTGGGAGCAAATCGTAGAATGGAGCAAAATTGATAAATTCTTCATCTGGAAGCTGAAAAAACTGGTTGACTTCGAGAAAGTTATCGCTGAAAACAAATTTGATAAAGAAACATTAATCGAAGCTAAGAGATTAGGTTTTGCAGATATCAATATCGCAGTTCTTTGGGATGTAAAAGAGCGTGAAATTTTCAACTTCAGAAAAGAAAACGGAATCATGCCGGTGTACAAAATGGTAGACACTTGCGCTGCTGAGTTCGAAAGTGAAACACCATACTTCTACGGAACTTACGAAGAAGAAAACGAAAGTGTAGTTTCAGATAAAGAAAAGATCATCGTTTTAGGTTCAGGACCTATCAGAATCGGACAGGGAGTTGAATTCGACTACGCAACAGTTCACTCAGTGTGGGCGATCAAAGAAATGGGTTACGAAGCAATCATCATCAACAATAACCCTGAAACAGTTTCTACAGACTTCTCCATCTCAGATAAATTATACTTCGAGCCTTTAACGGAAGAAGATGTAATGAATATCATCGAACTTGAAAAGCCGAAAGGAGTGGTTGTACAGTTCGGTGGACAAACAGCAATCAACCTTGCGGATAAACTAGCTTCTCATGGAGTACAGATCTTAGGAACTTCTCTGGAAGACCTTGACAGAGCTGAAAACAGAGATAAATTTGAGAAAGCTTTACAGGAAATGGGAATTCCTCAGCCAAAAGGAAGAACTTCCACTTCAAAAGAAGAAGCCATCAAAATTGCCAACGAAATCGGATATCCGGTATTGGTACGTCCAAGCTACGTTTTGGGAGGTAGAGCAATGGAAATTGTATACGCAGAAGCAGAACTTGCACACTACATGGAAAATGCAGTAGATGCAAGCCCTGAACACCCTGTTTTGGTTGACAAGTACATGGTAGGAAAGGAAATTGAAGTAGATGCCATCTGCGACGGTGAAACAGTAGTGATTCCAGGGATTATGGAGCACATCGAAAGAGCAGGAGTTCACTCCGGAGACTCTATCGCAGTATATCCGCCACAGAACATTTCTCAGAGTGAAATCGATACTTTAGTTGATTATACTCAGAGATTGGCAAAAGGATTGAAAGTGATCGGATTAATGAACATCCAGTACGTACTTTTCGAAGGAAACGTGTATGTGATCGAAGTAAATCCACGTTCATCAAGAACAGTTCCTTTCTTATCTAAAATCACAGAGGTTCCAATGGCTAACCTTGCAACAAAAGCGATCTTAGGACAGAAATTAGCAGATCTCGGGTACAAAAACGGATTGGTTCCGAATAAAGAAGGAGTCTTCGTAAAAGTACCGGTATTCTCTTTCTCAAAACTAACAAAGGTTGACATCTCTTTGGGCCCTGAAATGAAATCTACAGGAGAAGTGATGGGGAAAGATACTACTTTAGAGAAAGCGCTTTACAAAGGATTGGTAGCAGCAGGAAGAAAAGTTCCGATGCACGGTTCTATCTTGTTCACCGTCGCAGATAAACATAAGCAAGAAGCTGCTGATTTGGCAGCAAGATTCCATGAAGTAGGTTTCAGAATCTGGGCTACAGAAGGGACAGCGAAATTCTTCGAACAAAAAGGAATTCCTTGCAAAATAGGATACAAAATAGGAGAAGAAAGTGTAAATCTTATCGACCTGATCCAGAAAGGAAAAGTTCAGTATGTGGTAAACACCACGACAAAAGGGAAACAAGCAGAAAGAGACGGATTCCAGATCAGAAGAATGAGTGTGGAAAACGGAGTTCCTTGTTTAACTTCAATGGATACAGTAGAAGCGATTCTAAAAGTAATCGAAAGTATGAGCTTCAAAATGGAGACGATGTAA
- a CDS encoding Crp/Fnr family transcriptional regulator, translated as MIEKVLQSGIHWEHKEFKRNEFLKTSGSTDTHIYFIEKGSVRIFMTDENEERIIRFGYTGNIIVSLDSFLSGKPSELYIQAIKKTAVKVASKKDFYKFIQSDEEHMKFWINVLEDLVLQQLEREKDLLISAPGERFERVLKRSPKLFQEVPNKYIANYLRMSPETLSRLKKS; from the coding sequence ATGATTGAAAAGGTACTTCAAAGCGGAATTCATTGGGAACATAAAGAATTTAAAAGGAATGAATTTCTGAAGACTTCAGGAAGTACCGATACTCATATTTATTTTATTGAAAAAGGAAGTGTGAGGATCTTTATGACAGATGAAAATGAAGAAAGGATTATCCGTTTTGGATATACCGGAAATATTATTGTCTCTCTGGATTCTTTCCTTTCCGGGAAACCCTCGGAACTTTATATTCAAGCTATCAAGAAAACAGCGGTTAAAGTAGCCTCAAAAAAAGATTTCTATAAATTTATTCAATCCGATGAAGAGCATATGAAATTTTGGATAAATGTTCTGGAAGACCTTGTATTGCAACAATTGGAAAGAGAAAAAGATTTACTGATTAGTGCTCCGGGTGAGCGTTTTGAAAGAGTTTTAAAGCGAAGTCCGAAGCTGTTTCAGGAAGTTCCTAATAAATATATAGCCAATTATCTAAGAATGTCTCCGGAAACCTTATCAAGGCTTAAAAAATCTTGA
- a CDS encoding EVE domain-containing protein, which produces MIRYWMASVSKEHTERGVEGNFIQVCHGKKAPLQRMKKGDYIIVYSSKIKMNSSEKLQNFTAIGKVMDEEVYSFQMTETFNPFRRDIEFYDCKECSIIPLIGQLDFIENKKFWGYPFRYGHFEISEKDFNLIASKMI; this is translated from the coding sequence ATGATACGATACTGGATGGCCTCTGTTTCTAAAGAACATACAGAACGTGGAGTTGAGGGCAACTTTATACAGGTTTGCCATGGGAAGAAGGCTCCGTTGCAGCGAATGAAAAAGGGAGACTATATTATCGTATATTCTTCCAAAATAAAAATGAACAGTTCTGAAAAACTACAGAATTTTACAGCAATAGGAAAAGTAATGGATGAGGAAGTCTATTCTTTTCAAATGACAGAAACATTTAATCCGTTCAGAAGAGATATAGAATTTTATGACTGTAAAGAATGTTCCATCATTCCGCTGATTGGTCAGCTTGATTTCATTGAGAATAAAAAATTCTGGGGGTATCCGTTCCGTTACGGGCATTTTGAAATTTCTGAAAAAGATTTTAATTTAATTGCCTCTAAAATGATCTAA